Proteins encoded together in one Lathyrus oleraceus cultivar Zhongwan6 chromosome 5, CAAS_Psat_ZW6_1.0, whole genome shotgun sequence window:
- the LOC127085860 gene encoding uncharacterized protein LOC127085860 translates to MYGRKACQLVKEFSSGEKGQLTPFNNDLFDQVISECSQHHLELQALIRKMQEEGLDVQTARNPDHYGALIHLFSIVRNKRCLTAYVYNRAETIRNLLWKIGPVIPKEIEEKLNHWEEEYFKKHSVALRTYMSKALVDLTVDMVPPKDPYIQVRVLEDIREGIVLSDNKNPNFARHSMHFLKRTDAEKYISRGLMEELTG, encoded by the exons ATGTATGGGAGAAAAGCTTGCCAACTTGTGAAAGAATTTTCAAGTGGAGAAAAGGGCCAGCTCACACCATTTAAT AATGACTTGTTTGACCAAGTAATATCAGAGTGCAGCCAACATCACCTTGAGCTTCAGGCCTTGATAAG GAAGATGCAGGAAGAAGGTTTGGATGTCCAAACAGCTAGGAATCCTGACCACTATGGAGCCCTCATCCATCTATTTTCTATAGTTCGAAATAAACGTTGTCTAACAGCTTATGT GTATAACCGAGCAGAAACTATACGGAACCTGTTATGGAAGATAGGGCCCGTGATTCCAAAAGAAATTGAAGAGAAGCTTAATCATTGGGAGGAAGAGTATTTCAAGAAGCATTCTGTAGCATTGAGAACTTATATGTCAAAAGCACTGGTTGATTTGACTGTG GATATGGTACCACCAAAAGATCCATACATTCAAGTAAGGGTCCTTGAAGACATAAGAGAAGGCATTGTACTTAGTGATAATAAGAATCCCAATTTCGCCCGCCATTCCATGCACTTTCTGAAGCGAACTGATGCAGAGAAATATATCTCACGG GGCTTAATGGAAGAGCTCACTGGTTGA